In Actinomyces radicidentis, one genomic interval encodes:
- a CDS encoding septum formation family protein, which translates to MRTTTRALALPTALILAVGIAACGSDDSNGSTGTAAPQTTAASDTSSSDSGLGSVSDDSSSSAPSSASAAATEADAETKSAQDLEVGDCFTDMGTETDDDGATVNTVDVVDCSAPHLYEVYKNGDIEADSFPTGDAMDEKTADVCYDAYADYVGTSLDESSLTATALTPTSSSWTLGDRTVSCVITSQDGSDLTSSAKGSKA; encoded by the coding sequence ATGCGAACCACGACCCGAGCCCTCGCCCTTCCCACCGCCCTGATCCTCGCCGTCGGCATCGCCGCCTGCGGGTCCGACGACTCCAACGGATCCACCGGCACGGCGGCCCCCCAGACCACCGCCGCCTCCGACACCTCCTCCTCCGACTCCGGCCTCGGCAGCGTCTCCGACGACTCCTCCTCCAGCGCCCCCTCCTCCGCCTCCGCGGCCGCGACCGAGGCCGACGCCGAGACCAAGTCCGCCCAGGACCTCGAGGTCGGCGACTGCTTCACCGACATGGGCACCGAGACCGACGACGACGGCGCGACCGTCAACACCGTCGACGTCGTCGACTGCTCCGCCCCGCACCTCTACGAGGTCTACAAGAACGGCGACATCGAGGCCGACTCCTTCCCGACCGGCGACGCCATGGACGAGAAGACCGCCGACGTCTGCTACGACGCCTACGCCGACTACGTCGGCACGAGCCTCGACGAGTCCTCGCTCACCGCCACGGCCCTGACCCCGACCTCCTCGTCCTGGACTCTCGGCGACCGCACCGTCTCCTGCGTCATCACGAGCCAGGACGGCTCCGACCTCACGAGCTCCGCGAAGGGCTCCAAGGCCTGA
- the dhaM gene encoding dihydroxyacetone kinase phosphoryl donor subunit DhaM → MTGIVIVSHSRELAEAAVGLATGLVPGMDVRVEVAAGLEDGGLGTDATAVMEAIERADDGSGVLVLADLGSGIMSAETALELLEPEVAERVRLSPAPLVEGLVGAYSAAGIGRDLDAVAAEAEGAVEAKREQVSG, encoded by the coding sequence GTGACCGGGATCGTCATCGTCTCCCACTCCCGTGAGCTCGCGGAGGCGGCCGTCGGGCTCGCCACCGGGCTCGTCCCCGGCATGGACGTGCGCGTCGAGGTGGCCGCGGGCCTCGAGGACGGCGGTCTCGGTACCGACGCCACCGCGGTCATGGAGGCGATCGAGCGGGCCGACGACGGCTCCGGCGTCCTCGTGCTGGCGGACCTGGGCTCGGGGATCATGAGTGCGGAGACGGCGCTCGAGCTGCTGGAGCCCGAGGTCGCCGAGCGGGTGCGGCTCTCGCCTGCGCCGCTCGTCGAGGGGCTCGTGGGTGCGTACTCCGCCGCCGGCATCGGGCGGGACCTCGACGCCGTGGCCGCGGAGGCCGAGGGCGCCGTCGAGGCGAAGCGCGAGCAGGTCTCCGGCTGA
- a CDS encoding septum formation family protein encodes MRFSARRLVAILPLTVLALAGCTGRATSEATATPSPAATSAFQVEVGECFNVPDDGTTESVTRVEKVTCSEPHTFEAFKSSRLTTYDSFPGTKAIKTEATGACTDAFQEFTGDTPRASIFQLKWFVPDEESWLRGDREVLCLVTPDEDVQTTGSAASGGGTVVTPSPTAS; translated from the coding sequence ATGCGCTTCTCCGCCCGCCGCCTCGTCGCGATCCTCCCCCTGACCGTCCTGGCCCTGGCCGGGTGCACCGGGCGCGCGACGAGCGAGGCGACCGCGACGCCGTCGCCGGCGGCCACCTCCGCCTTCCAGGTCGAGGTCGGCGAGTGCTTCAACGTGCCCGACGACGGCACGACGGAGTCGGTCACCCGCGTCGAGAAGGTCACCTGCTCCGAGCCCCACACCTTCGAGGCCTTCAAGTCCTCGAGGCTCACGACCTACGACTCCTTCCCCGGCACGAAGGCGATCAAGACCGAGGCGACGGGCGCCTGCACGGACGCCTTCCAGGAGTTCACGGGGGACACGCCTCGCGCCTCGATCTTCCAGCTCAAGTGGTTCGTGCCCGATGAGGAGAGCTGGCTCCGGGGCGACCGCGAGGTCCTCTGCCTCGTCACGCCTGACGAGGACGTGCAGACGACGGGCTCGGCGGCCTCAGGTGGCGGCACAGTCGTGACGCCGAGCCCGACGGCGTCGTGA
- a CDS encoding acyl-CoA dehydratase activase-related protein: MGLDIGSTTVKIVLLPERGEGEPFPEPVFVEYRRHNADIRGEVTRLLGEVAEKFPGVPVRGAVTGSAGLSLAEVMDLPFVQEVIAETQTVQAKNPDADVIIELGGEDAKITYLHPTPEQRMNGTCAGGTGAFIDQMAQLLHTDASGLNDLASRYQTLYPIASRCGVFAKSDLQPLINQGAESEDLAASVLQAVVSQTIAGLACGRPIKGHVMFLGGPLHFLPELRKAFERTLADQVDSFTCPEDAQLYVAVGAALMATGAPTPVGVFAHRLATGSTAGLESQRMRPLFSSDDELAAFRERHAQATVPRTGWPAAPDGWDDTGAEDSRTYADCFLGIDAGSTTIKAVVLDADDNICWEHYAGNEGDPVTAAVEILRRIHLEVPEHVRIVRSCVTGYGEGIVKAALRIDEGVVETMAHYRAAAHLNPGVTSVIDIGGQDMKFLRIRNGAIDSISVNEACSAGCGSFLQTFAASMGKSIHEFAEDALTADAPVDLGSRCTVFMNSSVKQAQKEAATPGEISAGLSYSVVRNALYKVIKLRDASQLGERISVQGGTFLNDAVLRAFELLTGREVVRPDVAGLMGCFGAALTAQQTYQGVPGSLMTLAELSRFSLKTETDVCRLCQNHCQLTITTFNDGQRHVSGNRCDRGATQERCATKSDMPNLYDWKYRRTFAYRRLRKGQDTRGEIGIPRVLGMYENYPLWFTVLTSLGFRVMLSGRSNHDLFEKGMDSIPSENACYPAKLSHGHIQSLIEKGVQTIWFPCVFYERSLVEGADDHYNCPIVATYPEVIRNNVEAVRDGQVRMLAPFLNLGNPAKLAERLVEVLADWDVTLPEARKAVAAGFAEDAAFKADVRAEGRRTLEWMRANNRKGIVLAGRPYHIDPEINHGIPDVINTLGMAVLSEDSILPEPVGLDEAADGAERKVAGGALSRTVARIRRGVATAADAVAGAVTGKGEDPQAPADWSDVIAEGLPSPEAGVAVAEVSPNLRVRDQWAYHSRLYRAAELVTRADDLELVQLNSFGCGVDAVTTDQVQEILESAGGVYTTLKIDEVSNLGAATIRLRSLAAASEARRRRREEALAADGADEADSDATVVVDTTEGARGAAAKKEPLENGGHSDGADGIALPGRRPGRALPAATTPAFTEEMREEYTILLPQMSPIHFKPIAPLMKRLGYNLELLEAATREDLEVGLRYVNNDACFPAIMVIGQLIGAFEDGSHDPDTCVVAISQTGGMCRATNYAAMLRKGLREAGYPQVPVLAVSLQGIEENPGFKLTPTMALKAVQGLVIGDTLMTCLLRTRPYELEPGSANALMTRWHTITGEWMEHKGRSATWGGRLGYRRLLRELVREFDELPLTDEPRKPRVGVVGEILVKFQPDANNHVVDQIEAEGCEAVVPGLLGFLLNGMTTAQWKADTYGVGEDTVRQKKMGVWFLEQMQAPASAALAATHGKFDVECPITELAEKAQKVLSLGNQAGEGWLLTGEMVDLIENGVPNIVCCQPFACLPNHVVGKGMFREIRRQFPQANIVGIDYDPGASEVNQLNRIKLMISTAFMMREQQPEMDAQERAEALEQVLAGDDAAALDGVADGRSMAELLADLGPVPDGTPQSPDVAAEPATVPVSELGGSSR, encoded by the coding sequence ATGGGCCTCGACATCGGCTCCACCACCGTCAAGATCGTCCTCCTGCCCGAGAGGGGCGAGGGCGAGCCCTTCCCCGAGCCCGTCTTCGTCGAGTACCGCCGCCACAACGCCGACATCCGCGGCGAGGTCACCCGTCTGCTGGGCGAGGTCGCCGAGAAGTTCCCCGGCGTGCCCGTGCGCGGCGCCGTCACCGGCTCCGCCGGCCTCTCCCTCGCCGAGGTCATGGACCTGCCCTTCGTCCAGGAGGTCATCGCCGAGACCCAGACCGTCCAGGCGAAGAACCCCGACGCCGACGTCATCATCGAGCTCGGCGGCGAGGACGCCAAGATCACCTACCTCCACCCCACCCCCGAGCAGCGCATGAACGGCACCTGCGCGGGCGGCACCGGCGCCTTCATCGACCAGATGGCGCAGCTCCTCCACACCGACGCCTCCGGCCTCAACGACCTCGCAAGCCGCTACCAGACGCTCTACCCGATCGCCTCGCGCTGCGGCGTCTTCGCCAAGTCCGACCTCCAGCCGCTCATCAACCAGGGCGCAGAGTCCGAGGACCTCGCCGCCTCCGTCCTCCAGGCCGTCGTCAGCCAGACCATCGCGGGCCTCGCCTGCGGGCGCCCCATCAAGGGCCACGTCATGTTCCTCGGCGGCCCGCTCCATTTCCTCCCCGAGCTGCGCAAGGCCTTCGAGCGCACCCTCGCGGACCAGGTCGACTCCTTCACCTGCCCCGAGGACGCCCAGCTCTACGTCGCCGTCGGCGCCGCCCTCATGGCCACCGGCGCCCCGACCCCGGTCGGCGTCTTCGCCCACCGCCTCGCCACCGGGTCGACGGCGGGCCTCGAGTCCCAGCGCATGCGCCCCCTCTTCTCCTCCGACGACGAGCTCGCTGCCTTCCGCGAGCGTCACGCGCAGGCCACCGTCCCGCGCACCGGCTGGCCGGCCGCCCCCGACGGCTGGGACGACACGGGCGCCGAGGACTCCCGGACCTACGCCGACTGCTTCCTCGGCATCGACGCCGGCTCCACCACCATCAAGGCCGTCGTCCTCGACGCGGACGACAACATCTGCTGGGAGCACTACGCCGGCAACGAGGGCGACCCCGTCACCGCCGCCGTCGAGATCCTGCGCCGCATCCATCTCGAGGTGCCCGAGCACGTGCGCATCGTCCGCTCCTGCGTCACCGGCTACGGCGAGGGCATCGTCAAGGCGGCCCTGCGCATCGACGAGGGCGTCGTCGAGACCATGGCCCACTACCGCGCCGCCGCCCACCTCAACCCCGGCGTCACGAGTGTCATCGACATCGGCGGCCAGGACATGAAGTTCCTGCGCATCCGCAACGGCGCCATCGACTCCATCAGCGTCAACGAGGCCTGCTCCGCCGGCTGCGGCTCCTTCCTCCAGACCTTCGCCGCCTCCATGGGCAAGTCCATCCACGAGTTCGCCGAGGACGCCCTCACCGCCGACGCCCCCGTGGACCTCGGCAGCCGCTGCACCGTCTTCATGAACTCCTCGGTCAAGCAGGCCCAGAAGGAGGCCGCCACGCCGGGGGAGATCAGCGCCGGACTGTCCTACTCCGTCGTCCGCAACGCCCTGTACAAGGTCATCAAGCTGCGCGACGCCTCCCAGCTCGGCGAGCGCATCAGCGTCCAGGGCGGCACCTTCCTCAACGACGCCGTCCTGCGGGCCTTCGAGCTCCTCACCGGCCGCGAGGTCGTCCGCCCGGACGTCGCCGGCCTCATGGGCTGCTTCGGCGCGGCCCTCACCGCCCAGCAGACCTACCAGGGCGTTCCCGGCAGCCTCATGACGCTCGCCGAGCTCTCCCGCTTCTCCCTCAAGACCGAGACCGACGTCTGCAGGCTGTGCCAGAACCACTGCCAGCTCACCATCACGACCTTCAACGACGGCCAGCGCCACGTCTCCGGCAACCGCTGCGACCGCGGCGCCACCCAGGAGCGCTGCGCCACCAAGTCGGACATGCCCAACCTGTACGACTGGAAGTACCGCCGCACCTTCGCCTACCGCCGTCTGCGCAAGGGCCAGGACACCCGCGGCGAGATCGGCATCCCGCGCGTGCTCGGCATGTACGAGAACTACCCGCTGTGGTTCACCGTGCTCACCAGCCTCGGCTTCCGCGTCATGCTCTCGGGCCGCTCCAACCACGACCTCTTCGAGAAGGGCATGGACTCCATCCCCTCGGAGAACGCCTGCTACCCCGCCAAGCTCTCCCACGGGCACATCCAGTCGCTCATCGAGAAGGGCGTCCAGACCATCTGGTTCCCCTGCGTCTTCTACGAGCGCAGCCTCGTCGAGGGGGCCGACGACCACTACAACTGCCCGATCGTCGCCACCTACCCCGAGGTCATCCGCAACAACGTCGAGGCCGTCCGCGACGGGCAGGTCCGCATGCTCGCGCCCTTCCTCAACCTCGGTAACCCGGCCAAGCTCGCCGAGCGCCTCGTCGAGGTCCTCGCCGACTGGGACGTCACCCTCCCCGAGGCCCGCAAGGCCGTCGCCGCCGGCTTCGCCGAGGACGCCGCCTTCAAGGCCGACGTCCGCGCCGAGGGCCGCCGCACCCTGGAGTGGATGCGGGCGAACAACCGCAAGGGCATCGTCCTCGCGGGCCGCCCGTACCACATCGACCCCGAGATCAACCACGGCATCCCCGACGTCATCAACACCCTCGGCATGGCCGTCCTCTCCGAGGACTCGATCCTCCCCGAGCCGGTCGGCCTCGACGAGGCCGCCGACGGCGCCGAGCGGAAGGTCGCCGGCGGGGCCCTGTCCCGCACGGTCGCGAGGATCAGGCGGGGCGTCGCCACCGCGGCCGACGCCGTCGCCGGCGCCGTCACCGGGAAGGGCGAGGACCCGCAGGCCCCCGCCGACTGGTCCGACGTCATCGCCGAGGGCCTGCCCAGCCCCGAGGCCGGCGTCGCCGTCGCCGAGGTCTCCCCGAACCTTCGCGTGCGCGACCAGTGGGCCTACCACTCACGCCTCTACCGGGCCGCCGAGCTCGTCACGCGGGCCGACGACCTCGAGCTCGTCCAGCTCAACTCCTTCGGCTGCGGCGTCGACGCCGTCACCACGGACCAGGTCCAGGAGATCCTCGAGAGCGCCGGGGGCGTCTACACGACCCTCAAGATCGACGAGGTCTCCAACCTCGGCGCCGCCACCATCCGCCTGCGCTCGCTCGCCGCGGCGAGCGAGGCCCGCCGTCGTCGCCGCGAGGAGGCCCTCGCCGCCGACGGTGCGGACGAGGCCGACAGCGACGCGACGGTCGTCGTCGACACCACCGAGGGCGCCCGGGGCGCCGCCGCCAAGAAGGAGCCGCTCGAGAACGGCGGCCACTCCGACGGCGCCGACGGGATCGCCCTTCCCGGCCGCCGGCCCGGGCGCGCGCTCCCGGCCGCGACGACCCCGGCCTTCACGGAGGAGATGCGCGAGGAGTACACGATCCTCCTGCCGCAGATGTCCCCGATCCACTTCAAGCCCATCGCACCGCTCATGAAGCGCCTCGGCTACAACCTCGAGCTCCTCGAGGCCGCCACGCGCGAGGACCTCGAGGTCGGCCTGCGCTACGTCAACAACGACGCCTGCTTCCCGGCGATCATGGTCATCGGCCAGCTCATCGGCGCCTTCGAGGACGGCAGCCACGACCCCGACACGTGCGTCGTCGCCATCTCCCAGACCGGCGGCATGTGCCGCGCCACCAACTACGCCGCCATGCTCCGCAAGGGACTGCGCGAGGCCGGCTACCCGCAGGTCCCCGTCCTCGCCGTCTCGCTCCAGGGCATCGAGGAGAACCCCGGCTTCAAGCTGACCCCGACCATGGCGCTCAAGGCCGTCCAGGGCCTCGTCATCGGCGACACGCTCATGACCTGCCTCCTGCGCACGCGCCCCTACGAGCTCGAGCCCGGCAGCGCCAACGCCCTCATGACCCGCTGGCACACCATCACCGGCGAGTGGATGGAGCACAAGGGCCGCTCGGCCACCTGGGGCGGGCGCCTCGGCTACCGCCGCCTCCTGCGCGAGCTCGTCCGCGAGTTCGACGAGCTGCCGCTCACCGACGAGCCCCGCAAGCCGCGCGTCGGCGTCGTCGGCGAGATCCTCGTGAAGTTCCAGCCGGACGCCAACAACCACGTCGTCGACCAGATCGAGGCCGAGGGCTGCGAGGCCGTCGTCCCCGGCCTGCTCGGCTTCCTCCTCAACGGCATGACGACGGCGCAGTGGAAGGCCGACACCTACGGCGTCGGCGAGGACACGGTGCGTCAGAAGAAGATGGGCGTCTGGTTCCTCGAGCAGATGCAGGCCCCGGCCTCCGCCGCGCTCGCGGCCACGCACGGCAAGTTCGACGTCGAGTGCCCCATCACCGAGCTCGCCGAGAAGGCTCAGAAGGTCCTCTCGCTCGGCAATCAGGCCGGCGAGGGCTGGCTCCTCACCGGCGAGATGGTCGACCTCATCGAGAACGGCGTGCCGAACATCGTGTGCTGCCAGCCCTTCGCCTGCCTGCCCAACCACGTCGTCGGCAAGGGCATGTTCCGAGAGATCCGCCGCCAGTTCCCCCAGGCCAACATCGTCGGCATCGACTACGACCCGGGCGCCAGCGAGGTCAACCAGCTCAACCGCATCAAGCTCATGATCTCCACGGCCTTCATGATGCGCGAGCAGCAGCCGGAGATGGACGCGCAGGAGCGGGCCGAGGCCCTCGAGCAGGTCCTCGCCGGCGACGACGCGGCCGCCCTCGACGGCGTGGCCGACGGCCGCTCGATGGCCGAGCTCCTCGCCGACCTCGGTCCCGTGCCGGACGGCACGCCGCAGTCCCCCGACGTCGCCGCGGAGCCCGCGACGGTCCCCGTCTCCGAGCTCGGCGGATCATCGCGCTGA
- the dhaK gene encoding dihydroxyacetone kinase subunit DhaK encodes MKKLINSADTVVADALAGMALAHPDLLAVDHENAIVYRATPKEQGKVAIVSGGGSGHEPLHGGFVGEGMLDAACAGAIFTSPVPDQIQAATAAVDRGAGVLHIVKNYTGDVMNFEMAAELVEAENGTEIATVITQDDVAVEDSLYTAGRRGVGVTVVVEKVAGAAAEDGRSLEEVREIAQRVADNGRSMGMALTSCTVPANGKPSFDLPEDEMEIGIGIHGEPGRHREKVTDAADVARQLVEPILAELPEGDGTGVIAFLNGMGGTPLIELYVMYKEVAALLEDAGVTVERSLVGDYITSLDMAGCSLTLVRADEEILRYWDAPVLTPGLRSGK; translated from the coding sequence ATGAAGAAGCTCATCAACTCCGCGGACACCGTCGTCGCGGACGCCCTGGCCGGCATGGCCCTCGCCCACCCGGACCTGCTCGCCGTCGACCACGAGAACGCCATCGTCTACCGGGCCACCCCCAAGGAGCAGGGCAAGGTCGCCATCGTCTCCGGCGGCGGCTCCGGCCACGAGCCCCTCCACGGCGGCTTCGTCGGCGAGGGCATGCTCGACGCCGCCTGCGCCGGCGCCATCTTCACCTCGCCCGTCCCGGACCAGATCCAGGCCGCCACCGCCGCCGTCGACCGCGGCGCCGGCGTCCTCCACATCGTCAAGAACTACACCGGCGACGTCATGAACTTCGAGATGGCCGCCGAGCTCGTCGAGGCCGAGAACGGCACCGAGATCGCCACCGTCATCACCCAGGACGACGTCGCCGTCGAGGACTCCCTCTACACGGCCGGCCGCCGCGGAGTCGGCGTCACCGTCGTCGTCGAGAAGGTCGCCGGGGCCGCCGCCGAGGACGGCCGCAGCCTCGAGGAGGTCCGCGAGATCGCCCAGCGCGTCGCGGACAACGGCCGCTCCATGGGCATGGCCCTGACCTCCTGCACCGTCCCCGCCAACGGCAAGCCCTCCTTCGACCTCCCCGAGGACGAGATGGAGATCGGCATCGGCATCCACGGCGAGCCCGGCCGTCACCGCGAGAAGGTCACCGACGCCGCGGACGTCGCCCGCCAGCTCGTCGAGCCGATCCTCGCCGAGCTCCCCGAGGGGGACGGCACGGGCGTCATCGCCTTCCTCAACGGCATGGGCGGCACCCCGCTCATCGAGCTCTACGTCATGTACAAGGAGGTCGCCGCCCTCCTCGAGGACGCCGGCGTCACCGTCGAGCGCAGCCTCGTCGGCGACTACATCACCAGCCTCGACATGGCCGGCTGCTCCCTCACCCTCGTCCGCGCCGACGAGGAGATCCTCCGGTACTGGGACGCCCCCGTCCTCACCCCCGGCCTGCGCTCGGGGAAGTGA
- the dhaL gene encoding dihydroxyacetone kinase subunit DhaL: protein MTDVLTALTADDVAAWARTASAAVAEHAEELTGLDAAIGDADHGANMKRGFAAAVEALDAASEGDGLATPSDVLKKVATTLISKVGGASGPLYGTFFLRAATASKGAESLDAAALAAAVEAGVGGIAQRGKSEAGEKTMLDAWYPALEALRAGDSLEAATAAAADAAEAGRDATVPMRATKGRASYLAERSEGHMDPGAASTALIVRALADVVAGNGVRA, encoded by the coding sequence ATGACTGACGTGCTCACCGCCCTCACCGCCGACGACGTCGCCGCCTGGGCCCGCACCGCCTCCGCCGCCGTCGCCGAGCACGCCGAGGAGCTCACCGGGCTCGACGCAGCCATCGGCGACGCCGACCACGGCGCCAACATGAAGCGCGGCTTCGCGGCCGCCGTCGAGGCCCTCGACGCCGCCTCGGAGGGCGACGGCCTCGCCACGCCCTCCGACGTCCTCAAGAAGGTCGCCACCACCCTCATCTCGAAGGTCGGCGGGGCCTCAGGGCCGCTGTACGGCACCTTCTTCCTGCGCGCCGCGACGGCATCCAAGGGCGCGGAGTCCCTTGACGCCGCCGCGCTCGCGGCCGCCGTCGAGGCGGGCGTGGGCGGCATCGCCCAGCGCGGCAAGTCCGAGGCGGGGGAGAAGACCATGCTCGACGCCTGGTACCCCGCCCTCGAGGCCCTCAGAGCCGGCGACTCCCTCGAGGCCGCGACGGCTGCGGCCGCCGACGCCGCCGAGGCGGGCCGTGACGCGACCGTCCCCATGCGCGCCACGAAGGGCCGGGCCTCCTACCTGGCGGAGCGCTCCGAGGGGCATATGGACCCCGGTGCCGCCTCGACCGCGCTCATCGTTCGGGCGCTGGCTGACGTCGTCGCCGGGAACGGGGTGCGCGCGTGA